CCTATAATTAGATTTAACCTCATATAATTGATAAATTGGTTGATATTGGCTttgttttttatatatatattacaaatgAATCCAAACGTGTTACCAATAGGAAGAGAATCATTATATACCATCCCTTTGTGGGTAAAATTTGCAGTCCCTGACATTTCTCAGTAGGTTTCTTCTTGTATAGACGATAAAAGTTGTGAACTTTTTCAATTTCTAATTACAAAATTATTCTTTCGTGAACTCGTATGGATCGCTACGAGATTGGTATCGAGGAATCAGTAATTACACGTCTTCTTATGTGCATGTAGTTCGGTTTATTCTACATCCATCCTTTTGTTTTTACCTTAACCTTTGTTTAGGTTCTGCTATGAAGATGATTGTCCAAAGGAGGACCCTTTGTCACAGGAGAGCTTCCGTAAGTTGGCATCCCCGTTGCCATTCTCAAAGCAGCACCATTCAAAGCTTGTTTGCTATATAACTAAAGAGATAATGGACACAGAGAACCCGCCTCTAGTGTTACCCAATGGCTATGTATACAGCACTAAGGTTCTTTAAATGTTTACTTTCTTAGTTTTACAAAGTATTTCCAAACTGAATAACAAAGTCCTTTTAATATATCATCTGTAGGGAGGATTatatattttgataattttctgctCTGATGCCAGGCTCTTGAAGAAATGGCCAGCAAGAACAATGGCAACATTACTTGTCCAAGGTCGGGGCTGGTATGCGATTATTCGGAAGTTGTGAAGGCATTTATTTCATAAGCTAAACATGTTCAAGACTGTAATGTGGCTTTGTATGACATGCTTTCAGTTTTTGTTGGTCGAAGAATAGTGTGCATGTACGCAAGAATGACTTGCATTATATTCTCTGTAATTATTCTTTTGTCAAGTTCATAAAATGAATGATACATTGCATATGTATAAAGTTGTAAACAATGGATTCAAAATCCTCAGTTAATTTGTTCATCATAAAAAGGTGGTGCCCGACATGATACCTAATTACCAGGGGGATGCTTGATTTGTGCCGTCTGTTTTTATTTTAAGTTTTGTATGTGATGTGGATTATTTTTCTGTATGTTTGAGAAATTGGCAGTATTTGATTGAATCTATGTTGTGAGCTTGTTCTCTATGTTTGTCTCCAAGCTCGAAAAGTCAATGCATGCTTAGCTTTCCTGGGTTCAATCATTTGTTGTAACTTGGTTTCAGTCAAGTAAATTGTTTATACAAAATTTTGTTTCACATTCAATTTTGGATTCGTCTTAAAACTATAGAAGTTCAAATTTTGTTTGATTATCTATATGATACGGTCGTCGTCATTCGAAACAAACAGATGATTATAAAATTACCACTAGAAATAGACGATAGTACAAAAATGGTTTGTTTATTGTCATAGTCAAAACACCCTCTAAGTGACTATTAACCAGAATGCACCCAACCCCAACCATTTAAATCTATCAATACAAAATCATAAATGCATAATTTATCAAAGCTAAAGATAGTGCATAAATAATTATTCAGAGTTTAAAAATAGTATAACTATCGGATTCTttcatgtatatatataataaatgacatgtttttatcataattttttttacttataatcttataaataaatatacaTTATAAAAAAATTTCGGGATGATATGGAACTTAAAACCCAGGACTTGTGGGATAAAAGTTGTAACTTAACTTATATATCTTCCGTCCCATTGGGTTTACCCTACTGAGAGTTTGGCACGTATTTTAATATagttatataaattattttatttttttaaataagaatttaatatttaatatttaatatagaaaaaaaatttaaaaataaatcatgaAAGTATATTATATATTCACCTTAAAATACGTATCGAGTGTTAAAAAAAACATGTAGTGAATTAAATGAAACAAGGCGAGTAATTTTTTTTGGGTATTACCAAAAACTCTTATAAAGTATATTAAAATTAAGAGTTCCCAATTTTAAACGGGGGATTAGTAGAATATTTTTTTTGGTGAGAGGGATTAGAAGAATCTTGTTTCTACTGTCACTATGCACATTGTTTTTTAAATAGGAGCACTCTTATTTAAAGAAACAAACTAAATTAGCtaataaacaaaaaaaaagtTGTAGCATGTTGAGTCTTTTTCGAGAaacataaaaaataaaataaaataacaaaataaatGTATAGTGTATATATTTTATTTGTTCTACTAGTTTATAAGTACATATTTCCATTTCCCACCCACATTAATatcctctcctctctctctctctctctcgctctctctctctctctctctctctccctctttcTCCTCCCTTCTCCTCTCACGCCCCCCTTCTCTCTCACAACCTTCAGGTCTTACATATACTTACAAGCCCTGTATCTATAGGTATGATTTTCAGCTTCTATTTTCATATTTAACGTTTTAATTTCAAGTATGAACTATCTAATTCAACCCCATATGTTAGTATTTCTATACAAAATCTTCATGGGTTTTATGTTATAGACAAATTTAAACATGCCCATCTATTGATTTTGATGTTATTCATACATGTATACACACACGCGGAGCTATTTAATTTGTTGCTGATAACGTTTTGATCTTGaattttaatttaattccttagTTTTGTTGTTATGTGTTACTAATCATTGGTATATGTTTGATTTGTTGTggattttatttttttaattgttCTTTATTTAATTGTTGAATATGACAGATTGTTTGTGTGTGCTCGAAATTTGAACTTGTGGGGTGAATTCGGGGAAAAGGCGAATTTGGGCGTGTAATTTAATTTAAGGGGGTTGGTTAATCGTAGTATGTGAAGTATGGTGACGACGACTTGGAGGAAAATTGTGTACCCTTGTTGGAGGCCTTCTACGGATGGTGATGGCCAATTTGGGGAAAATAATGGAAGGAGTGAGGGGTTGTTGTGGTATAAGGATTTCGGGCGGCATGCTTATGGGGATTTTTCTATGGCGGTAGTTCAAGCTAATTTTATAGTGGAAGATCAAAGCCAGCTTGTATCTGGGTCCATGAGTTTAGATGATTTTGGTCCTCAAGGGACTTTTGTTGGAGTGTATGATGGTCATGGAGGTCCGGAAGCAGCGCGGTTCATTAATAATCACCTGTTCGATAATATCAAGAGTACGATTTTCGTTTCTGTACTCCTATTATTCCCTTTTCCTTGTGATTTCTTATTTTATTCCGTGCTTACTGACATTGTGCTGCATTTTAACTATTTTTGCTAGTTAATATTTCAGATCCTTTGTGGGGGGAAAAATTGCCAGATCAGGTTCACTTGTGATTTTAGTCTGGCAAGTATGTGGATATTCATGTTACTGTACTATCTTTATTTAGGAGAATTGATAAATGCGATGAAAGTTATTTTGTTGAACAGAGTGTAATAATGATAGACTCTGATTATATCATTCTCCATACAAAACTTTAGAAGATGAAGGTGTACTATTGTAATTTATCAATTTATTAGATAAATGTAGGCTGTGTGTTGTGATTAATTGTTGAAAAATGATACTGGTTGTAAATACCTTAGATTGTAAATACACAAATGACTTTTTACTGCAAAGAGGTATGCTAATGTATATGCTTGTACAATGATACATGGTTCTCGTGTGTTAATGCATCATTCGTATTGATGCCAAAGTAGAAACATTGGCTAACAGATTTAAAGGTGAATGTTAAATCTTACTTCACCCAAATATATCATTTATTGAACAAAAGGCCAACTCCACTAGAGGAGACATCAAAAGAGTTGGCCTATATGTTTAATTCCCTTGAGCATTTTAATTAAGTCTAGTATAAGCATATCGACTTCTGGAACTACGGACACTAAGAGTGATTATCACACCTTACAATAGAGAACATGGATTGGGTTTGATTTTAGTCCCCGGCATTTCAAAATTTCCTATATTGTACTGGTAATACAGTCTTTGAAGTTTTTTAATGTATGTGTTGACTGACCTTTTATCAATTCATGGTGCAGAATTCACATCAGATAATGAAGGAATGTCAGCTGATGTTATCAACAGAGCTTATCTGGCAACTGAAGAGGAATTCCTGTCTCTTGTTAGACAGCAGTGGTCAATTCAGCCGCAAATTGCTTCTGTGGGGTCATGCTGTTTGGTGGGTATAATATGTGATGGATTGCTGTATACTGCAAATGCTGGCGATTCTCGGGTCGTGTTAGGCAGACTAGATAACACCTTCAATGAGGTCAAAGCTGTTCAATTATCAGCTGAGCACAATGCGAGTTACCAAGAAGTTAGAGATGAATTGTACTCGCTGCATTCAGATGATTCACAGATAGTAGTTTTGAGGAATATGGTTTGGCGTGTAAAGGGTATTATTCAGGTGAGTTTCCAAGATTCCATCATTGTTCATTTCCTTTCTTTGGCTGCCTATAATCTTCTAAAATCAGTGTCTCCAAGCACTCTTTTCCTCGGTATTATAGATTGATTGGTAAATGATGGATGGTTTATTGAGTGAATATAACTAGGATATTTATACTGTGGAGATTATAATCTGAGCAAGTGCTGCATTGCTTCTGTGAGATTAATGTTGTTCTTACCCGAACTAGAGTTTTCATAAGGATAACTGAACTTATGTATTAGTTTGAGAAAAAAAAATTGTATTACCTCGTTTAAAAATAGATGAGACCCAGTGCTTTATAGGATAGAGAGAAGGATTGAACAGGTAAGTGTTATATAAATATGCCCTGATTTAAAGATATAGTGGAGGTGAACTTGATGATTCCACTTCTATTAACCCCTGATGTTATATCGTTCATTATTATTGTTCTTGTAAAGTAAACtatcacacacacacaaacacgcatatatatataattgtgcTGGTATATGGTGAGAACTTTGGTGCATAAAGTGAACTTTGGTGCGCCAGAGTTTGAAACAGTGTGGGGGATGTCAGTTGGATGGGAGCGTGTCTAACGTCTAAACTGCAGTGATACTGACATTCCAGGAAAATGATACTAATGTACCAGTGTTGG
The sequence above is drawn from the Apium graveolens cultivar Ventura chromosome 2, ASM990537v1, whole genome shotgun sequence genome and encodes:
- the LOC141707096 gene encoding putative protein phosphatase 2C 38 isoform X1: MVTTTWRKIVYPCWRPSTDGDGQFGENNGRSEGLLWYKDFGRHAYGDFSMAVVQANFIVEDQSQLVSGSMSLDDFGPQGTFVGVYDGHGGPEAARFINNHLFDNIKKFTSDNEGMSADVINRAYLATEEEFLSLVRQQWSIQPQIASVGSCCLVGIICDGLLYTANAGDSRVVLGRLDNTFNEVKAVQLSAEHNASYQEVRDELYSLHSDDSQIVVLRNMVWRVKGIIQVSRSIGDAYLKRAEFNRAPLLQKFRVQEPFDKPILKAEPSIAVQKLYPEDQFLIFASDGLWEHLSNEEAVDIVNNCPRSGSARKLVKAALREAAKKREMRYSDLKQVERGVRRHFHDDITVIVLFLDSNLISRSPCNGPVLSVKGGGGISMGVNNLV
- the LOC141707096 gene encoding putative protein phosphatase 2C 38 isoform X2; protein product: MILVLKGLLLECMMVMEVRKQRGSLIITCSIISRLIFQILCGGKNCQIRFTCDFSLAKFTSDNEGMSADVINRAYLATEEEFLSLVRQQWSIQPQIASVGSCCLVGIICDGLLYTANAGDSRVVLGRLDNTFNEVKAVQLSAEHNASYQEVRDELYSLHSDDSQIVVLRNMVWRVKGIIQVSRSIGDAYLKRAEFNRAPLLQKFRVQEPFDKPILKAEPSIAVQKLYPEDQFLIFASDGLWEHLSNEEAVDIVNNCPRSGSARKLVKAALREAAKKREMRYSDLKQVERGVRRHFHDDITVIVLFLDSNLISRSPCNGPVLSVKGGGGISMGVNNLV
- the LOC141707096 gene encoding putative protein phosphatase 2C 38 isoform X3, with product MILVLKGLLLECMMVMEVRKQRGSLIITCSIISRILCGGKNCQIRFTCDFSLAKFTSDNEGMSADVINRAYLATEEEFLSLVRQQWSIQPQIASVGSCCLVGIICDGLLYTANAGDSRVVLGRLDNTFNEVKAVQLSAEHNASYQEVRDELYSLHSDDSQIVVLRNMVWRVKGIIQVSRSIGDAYLKRAEFNRAPLLQKFRVQEPFDKPILKAEPSIAVQKLYPEDQFLIFASDGLWEHLSNEEAVDIVNNCPRSGSARKLVKAALREAAKKREMRYSDLKQVERGVRRHFHDDITVIVLFLDSNLISRSPCNGPVLSVKGGGGISMGVNNLV